A genomic segment from Leptolyngbya boryana PCC 6306 encodes:
- a CDS encoding ribbon-helix-helix domain-containing protein codes for MPVWRALHSLSHRSRSQKIGDVKLKANIDRAMNITLTPEQAQIIQQKLQSGRYKTLDDLLAQAFQLLDDWEEHSLIEDPAWIDSARQKVDAAIQSLEQNGGTDGETVVNRLLEKFQQARQNQQ; via the coding sequence TTGCCTGTCTGGCGTGCCCTTCATAGTCTCAGCCATCGATCGCGATCTCAAAAAATTGGCGATGTTAAACTAAAAGCAAACATCGATCGCGCAATGAATATCACCCTTACGCCAGAACAAGCCCAAATCATTCAGCAAAAGCTTCAAAGCGGACGTTACAAAACGCTTGATGATCTGCTTGCTCAAGCCTTTCAACTCCTAGATGACTGGGAAGAACATAGCCTTATAGAAGACCCTGCTTGGATTGACTCCGCCCGTCAGAAAGTAGATGCCGCCATTCAATCATTAGAGCAAAACGGCGGTACAGATGGAGAAACCGTCGTGAACCGACTCCTTGAGAAATTCCAGCAGGCGCGACAGAACCAACAATGA
- a CDS encoding phosphate-starvation-inducible PsiE family protein, translating into MQDSIKPSYSSLTETEERWSINSSRAYLVKTLETVQDLIVVSLCIGLFCVMVIQLRAMFFSLLPPLNFHGVTADILFLLILVELFRLLIIYLQEQRVSIGVAVEVAIVSVLREFIVRGVLEVQWTQILAGCAFLVVMALLLVVRVWLPPTFEGIDPEKQFSMRKRKESH; encoded by the coding sequence ATGCAGGATTCGATCAAGCCATCGTACTCATCGTTGACTGAGACCGAAGAACGGTGGTCAATCAATTCAAGCCGCGCTTACTTGGTTAAAACGTTAGAAACGGTTCAAGATTTGATTGTTGTTTCGCTCTGTATTGGATTGTTCTGTGTGATGGTGATCCAATTGCGGGCAATGTTCTTCTCGCTCTTGCCGCCTTTAAATTTTCATGGTGTCACCGCAGACATCTTGTTTTTGCTGATTTTGGTTGAGTTGTTCCGATTGTTGATCATTTACTTGCAGGAGCAGCGCGTTTCGATCGGCGTTGCGGTTGAAGTTGCGATCGTTTCAGTTCTCAGAGAATTTATTGTTCGAGGTGTATTAGAGGTTCAGTGGACGCAAATCCTAGCAGGCTGCGCGTTTCTAGTCGTCATGGCGCTGTTATTAGTCGTTCGGGTTTGGCTACCTCCCACCTTTGAAGGAATTGATCCTGAAAAACAGTTTTCGATGCGCAAACGGAAAGAATCCCACTAA
- a CDS encoding ArnT family glycosyltransferase, producing MAHDEGIYATQARAILQTGDWITPQWGGGYSFDRTIGIQWLIASSYLGFGISEGTARLPSAIAFILSVLLTYAIGKRLTTPRMAWLGAAIFSIIPLVAQYARLGTQDMVLVCIELIAIWTLLLAETSGRPWRFVAGAMFGWGFMIKGFMIIPAAIALFPYLIAQHRRHRHLLDPWLYLGFGIGLMPVIFWLGAAIQKYGTAPIQELFGKLFHLGGQTYQGANQFYYFWNIPANGFPWVFFALGGLWLAFRHPDIRALIKSHQTRFLLIGYPVTLFIELTLFGTKTHYYPLQLMPFVGLFAAIALSHLVHLYTEKKYTGAFIGLNLLMGAIAIFLLVVVNKRTTIAQLLQSSSLRSSELDKIALVVLAVGLGWLSLPLIWILRDRMAHSAKYWAASWLVTSWFAIAALHLTGLWGDYDPQLKQFLLQANVQEVLRSQPVSFIVDEKALSRDDRKTQLLLNFYTPKIGQEIENPKILPNTDYAWIDPNLAKTPGLKYEIVDVFEGWNLAKRWQQTK from the coding sequence ATGGCTCACGATGAAGGGATTTACGCCACTCAAGCTCGCGCAATTCTGCAAACTGGAGATTGGATCACACCGCAATGGGGAGGAGGCTATAGTTTCGATCGTACCATTGGGATTCAATGGTTGATTGCTAGCTCATACCTGGGATTTGGAATCAGTGAAGGCACTGCCCGACTGCCTAGCGCGATCGCATTTATTTTGAGTGTGTTGCTTACTTATGCGATCGGCAAACGTCTGACGACTCCTCGAATGGCTTGGCTCGGAGCCGCAATTTTTAGCATCATTCCCTTAGTCGCACAATATGCGCGGCTCGGAACTCAAGACATGGTTTTAGTCTGCATCGAACTGATTGCAATTTGGACTTTACTGCTTGCCGAGACTTCGGGTCGTCCTTGGCGATTTGTGGCTGGAGCAATGTTCGGATGGGGCTTCATGATCAAAGGCTTCATGATCATTCCAGCGGCGATCGCGCTCTTTCCTTATTTGATTGCTCAGCATCGTCGGCATCGGCATTTACTCGATCCTTGGTTGTATCTAGGATTCGGAATTGGGCTTATGCCTGTGATTTTTTGGTTAGGAGCGGCGATTCAGAAATATGGAACCGCACCAATTCAAGAATTATTTGGCAAACTATTTCATTTAGGTGGACAAACGTATCAAGGAGCAAATCAGTTTTACTATTTCTGGAATATTCCTGCAAATGGATTTCCCTGGGTATTTTTTGCATTAGGCGGATTGTGGTTAGCATTTCGACATCCAGATATCAGAGCATTAATAAAATCACATCAAACTCGATTTTTACTCATTGGCTATCCTGTTACTCTGTTTATTGAATTAACATTGTTTGGAACGAAAACACATTACTATCCGTTGCAATTAATGCCGTTCGTTGGGCTATTTGCCGCGATCGCGCTTTCTCATCTCGTTCATCTCTATACCGAGAAGAAATACACGGGAGCGTTTATCGGTCTGAATTTACTTATGGGTGCGATCGCGATTTTCTTGTTAGTTGTTGTGAATAAACGCACGACAATTGCCCAATTGCTGCAATCTAGCAGTTTGCGAAGCAGTGAATTAGATAAGATTGCACTGGTCGTTTTAGCAGTTGGGTTAGGTTGGTTGAGTTTGCCGCTCATTTGGATTTTGCGCGATCGCATGGCTCACTCTGCAAAATACTGGGCAGCTAGTTGGCTCGTCACGTCTTGGTTCGCGATCGCAGCTTTACATTTAACTGGATTGTGGGGAGATTACGATCCGCAACTGAAGCAATTTCTACTTCAAGCCAATGTGCAGGAAGTTTTGCGATCGCAGCCTGTGAGCTTTATCGTCGATGAAAAAGCACTGAGTCGTGACGATCGCAAAACGCAACTCTTACTCAATTTCTACACTCCCAAAATTGGACAAGAAATCGAAAATCCTAAGATTCTACCCAACACCGATTACGCCTGGATTGATCCCAATCTTGCTAAGACACCTGGCTTAAAATATGAAATAGTTGATGTGTTTGAAGGCTGGAACTTGGCGAAACGCTGGCAACAAACAAAATAG
- a CDS encoding serine/threonine-protein kinase, producing the protein MRSLIETIDQTLLPDLNIESCDPHDPIVIHHVPAPWQVLGTGNYAAVFTHPDFPDEVVKVYAPGRPGFEEEVEVYDRLGAHPAFSQCIYARDGMLVLKRLHGVTLYDCMHRGIRIPVQVIQDIDRALDYARDRGLHPHDVHGRNVNMYQGRGYVVDVSDFLHEEACSAWTDLKKAYYWVYRPILCPLRIRIPYALLNALRKTYRWLRSLRG; encoded by the coding sequence ATGCGATCGCTGATTGAAACGATTGATCAAACGCTGTTGCCTGATTTAAATATCGAGAGTTGTGACCCGCATGATCCGATCGTCATTCATCATGTACCTGCACCTTGGCAAGTGCTAGGAACCGGAAATTATGCAGCCGTGTTTACGCATCCAGATTTTCCGGATGAAGTGGTGAAAGTTTACGCACCAGGACGACCAGGTTTTGAAGAAGAAGTTGAAGTGTACGATCGCTTGGGTGCTCATCCAGCTTTTTCGCAGTGTATCTATGCGCGAGATGGAATGCTGGTTTTGAAGCGACTGCATGGAGTCACGCTTTATGACTGTATGCACCGAGGGATTCGGATTCCGGTGCAAGTGATTCAAGATATCGATCGCGCTTTGGACTATGCTCGCGATCGCGGGTTGCATCCGCATGATGTTCATGGTCGCAATGTCAATATGTATCAGGGACGCGGCTATGTGGTGGATGTGTCGGACTTTCTGCATGAAGAAGCTTGTTCCGCTTGGACAGATTTGAAGAAGGCTTACTATTGGGTGTATCGTCCGATTCTTTGTCCGTTACGGATTCGGATTCCTTATGCGCTGCTCAATGCGCTTCGGAAGACTTATCGCTGGTTACGATCGCTTAGAGGTTAA
- a CDS encoding Uma2 family endonuclease has protein sequence MSIASNRTVQHRPLSFDEFLAQYGSDNRYELIDGEVFDLEPTGLHEQVAGFITQKACVQIDLANLPWLVLQRPLFRPPNIEMTAFRPDVAVIDEMALENELLWREQSILTQGTSIKLVAEVVSSNWQNDYSRKLEDYETLGIPEYWIVDYAGLGGTRHIGSPKRPTLSICRLIEGQYQIQQFRGEQLISSPTFPGLNLTADQVLRIRP, from the coding sequence ATGAGCATCGCAAGCAATCGAACTGTACAACATCGCCCCCTGAGCTTTGATGAGTTTTTAGCTCAATACGGTAGTGACAATCGCTATGAGCTAATTGATGGAGAGGTATTTGATTTGGAACCGACTGGTTTGCATGAACAGGTCGCAGGATTCATCACTCAAAAAGCTTGTGTGCAAATCGACTTAGCAAATTTGCCTTGGCTGGTTCTGCAACGTCCCCTTTTCCGTCCGCCCAACATTGAGATGACAGCATTTCGACCGGATGTAGCTGTGATCGATGAAATGGCGTTAGAGAATGAATTGCTCTGGCGAGAACAGTCAATTTTGACACAGGGCACTTCGATAAAACTTGTGGCTGAAGTGGTCAGTAGTAATTGGCAAAATGACTATTCTCGCAAGTTGGAAGACTATGAAACTTTGGGAATTCCAGAGTATTGGATTGTAGACTATGCAGGCTTAGGTGGCACTCGTCATATCGGTAGCCCAAAGCGTCCCACACTTTCCATTTGCAGATTAATAGAAGGTCAATATCAGATTCAGCAATTTCGGGGAGAGCAGTTGATCAGTTCACCCACATTTCCGGGTCTGAATCTGACGGCTGACCAAGTTTTAAGAATTAGACCGTAA
- the tsf gene encoding translation elongation factor Ts, which translates to MADISAKAVKELREKTGAGMMDCKKALTENGGDMEKSIEWLRKKGIASADKKAGKTAAEGLVGSYIHIGGRIGVLVEVNCQTDFVARNEAFQDLVRSIAMQIAASTNVEYVRVEDIPADIVAREKSIEMGKDDLAGKPDNIKEKIVQGRIDKRLNEMCLLPTPYIKDPNITVEELVKQNVAQLGENIQIRRFVRFVLGEGIEKEESDFAAEVAAQISGGK; encoded by the coding sequence ATGGCAGACATTTCAGCAAAAGCGGTGAAAGAACTGCGCGAAAAGACTGGCGCAGGGATGATGGATTGTAAAAAAGCGCTGACCGAAAATGGCGGCGATATGGAAAAGTCGATCGAATGGCTGCGGAAGAAAGGGATTGCTTCGGCAGATAAGAAGGCTGGCAAAACTGCGGCTGAAGGCTTGGTCGGAAGCTATATCCATATCGGCGGTCGGATCGGGGTGTTGGTAGAAGTGAACTGCCAAACCGACTTCGTTGCAAGAAACGAAGCATTCCAAGACTTAGTTCGCAGCATTGCGATGCAGATCGCTGCAAGTACGAACGTTGAGTATGTTCGTGTCGAGGACATTCCAGCGGATATCGTGGCGCGTGAAAAGTCGATCGAAATGGGCAAAGACGACCTCGCGGGTAAGCCTGACAATATTAAAGAGAAGATCGTTCAAGGTCGGATTGATAAGCGCTTGAATGAAATGTGCTTATTGCCGACTCCTTACATCAAAGATCCGAACATCACCGTTGAGGAATTGGTGAAGCAGAACGTTGCTCAGTTGGGTGAGAACATCCAGATTCGTCGCTTTGTGCGCTTTGTCCTCGGCGAAGGCATTGAGAAGGAAGAGTCTGACTTTGCAGCAGAAGTCGCTGCACAGATCTCCGGCGGTAAGTAA
- a CDS encoding type II toxin-antitoxin system RelE/ParE family toxin, with protein MSRYIISDEAIQDLDDISDYFLQTNLEAGEQFLRAFNAKCQQLASFPKMGRSYGHIRPDLRGLALRGFVILYRVNEIEDQLEILRVISGRRDLEALF; from the coding sequence ATGAGTCGATACATTATTTCTGACGAAGCCATTCAGGATCTTGATGATATCTCTGACTATTTCTTACAAACCAATCTAGAAGCAGGTGAGCAGTTTCTCAGAGCATTCAACGCAAAATGTCAGCAGCTAGCCAGCTTCCCAAAAATGGGTCGCAGTTATGGACATATTCGCCCTGACCTCCGTGGACTAGCATTACGGGGTTTTGTGATCCTTTATCGAGTCAACGAAATAGAAGATCAGCTCGAAATTCTAAGAGTCATCAGCGGGCGACGAGATCTAGAAGCTTTATTCTGA
- a CDS encoding cob(I)yrinic acid a,c-diamide adenosyltransferase — protein MTRAGVGIRTAQTRSERMTGQIHVYDGAGKGKSQAALGVVLRSIGLGIQNLSPTRVLLLRFLKGPGRTYDEDASIAALQRAFPHLIDQVRTGRGEFFGADEITKFDRQEAQRGWDVAKGAIASGLYSVVVMDELNPVLDLGLLPVDEVVRTLTLKPDHMEVIVTGRAAPQALVDIANLHSEMKPHYHSAKEEGIAGIEIYTGAGKGKSTSALGKALQAIGKGISQDKSHRVLIMQWLKGGTGYTEDAAINALRQSYPNLVDHQRSGRDAIVWRGQQQELDYVEAERAWEIARAAIASGLYKTIILDELNPTVDLELLPEEPIVQALLRKPRDTEIVITGRCKNPPAYFDLATVHSEMVCHKHYAEKGVDLKRGVDF, from the coding sequence ATGACTAGAGCGGGTGTTGGAATTCGCACAGCCCAAACACGATCGGAACGCATGACTGGACAAATTCATGTGTACGATGGCGCAGGAAAAGGCAAGTCTCAAGCAGCCTTGGGTGTGGTTTTGCGATCGATTGGACTCGGAATTCAAAATCTCTCACCGACGCGAGTCTTATTGCTGCGATTTCTCAAGGGGCCGGGACGGACTTATGACGAAGATGCCTCGATCGCAGCGCTGCAACGTGCTTTTCCGCATTTGATTGACCAAGTTCGGACGGGGCGGGGCGAATTTTTCGGGGCGGATGAGATTACGAAGTTCGATCGCCAAGAAGCTCAGCGAGGATGGGATGTGGCGAAAGGTGCGATCGCATCTGGGCTTTATTCTGTCGTGGTGATGGACGAACTCAATCCGGTTCTCGATCTGGGGCTTTTACCCGTGGATGAAGTGGTGAGAACGCTGACGTTAAAACCGGATCACATGGAAGTGATTGTCACGGGACGTGCGGCTCCACAAGCATTAGTTGATATTGCGAACTTACATTCTGAAATGAAGCCGCATTATCACTCTGCAAAAGAAGAGGGAATTGCAGGCATTGAGATTTACACCGGGGCAGGGAAAGGGAAATCGACGAGCGCATTAGGTAAGGCTTTGCAAGCGATCGGAAAAGGGATCAGTCAGGATAAATCCCATCGGGTTTTGATCATGCAATGGCTGAAGGGTGGCACTGGCTACACCGAAGATGCAGCGATTAACGCATTGCGTCAGAGCTATCCGAACTTGGTCGATCATCAGCGATCGGGAAGAGATGCGATCGTTTGGCGGGGTCAGCAGCAAGAGCTAGATTATGTTGAAGCGGAGCGGGCTTGGGAAATTGCGAGAGCTGCAATTGCTTCGGGCTTGTACAAAACGATTATTTTGGATGAATTGAATCCGACGGTCGATTTAGAGCTTTTGCCGGAAGAACCGATCGTGCAGGCATTGCTGCGGAAACCTCGCGATACGGAAATCGTGATCACCGGACGGTGTAAGAATCCACCTGCTTATTTCGATTTAGCAACGGTTCACTCTGAGATGGTCTGTCACAAGCATTATGCAGAGAAAGGCGTTGACTTGAAGCGTGGCGTTGATTTTTAG
- the rpsB gene encoding 30S ribosomal protein S2: MPVVSLAQLLESGVHFGHQTRRWNPKMSPYIYTARNGVHIIDLVQTAQLMDNAYNYVRTASEQGKKFLFIGTKRQAAGIIAQEASRCGAYYVNQRWLGGMLTNWSTIKTRVERLKELERREETGGLDLLPKKEASVLRRELERLQKYLGGIKLMRKLPDVIIMVDQRREYNAIQECVKLNIPIVALLDTNCDPDTVDVPIPANDDAIRSIKLIVGRLADAIYEGRHGQLEAEEEYDYEGAEEEYDYDETEASEEEAAAE; this comes from the coding sequence ATGCCAGTTGTTTCATTGGCTCAATTACTTGAGTCGGGCGTTCACTTTGGGCATCAGACCCGCAGATGGAACCCCAAAATGAGTCCCTACATTTACACCGCTCGTAATGGTGTACATATCATCGACTTGGTGCAAACCGCTCAGTTGATGGATAACGCGTACAACTATGTGCGGACTGCTTCTGAACAGGGTAAAAAATTCTTGTTCATCGGCACCAAACGTCAAGCTGCTGGCATTATTGCTCAAGAAGCTTCGCGTTGTGGCGCTTACTATGTGAACCAACGTTGGTTGGGTGGAATGCTCACCAACTGGTCAACCATCAAAACTCGTGTCGAGCGCTTAAAAGAACTCGAACGTCGCGAAGAAACAGGCGGATTGGATCTATTGCCGAAGAAAGAAGCTTCTGTGCTGCGTCGTGAACTCGAACGGCTTCAGAAATACCTCGGCGGTATCAAACTGATGCGCAAACTGCCAGATGTGATCATCATGGTGGATCAGCGTCGGGAATACAACGCGATTCAAGAATGCGTCAAGTTGAATATTCCGATCGTAGCGCTGCTTGATACCAACTGCGATCCTGACACCGTTGACGTGCCCATTCCTGCTAACGATGACGCAATTCGATCGATCAAGTTGATCGTAGGACGTTTGGCTGATGCCATTTACGAAGGTCGTCATGGTCAACTCGAAGCCGAAGAAGAGTACGACTACGAAGGCGCAGAAGAAGAGTACGACTACGATGAAACGGAAGCTTCTGAAGAGGAAGCTGCCGCAGAATAG
- a CDS encoding site-2 protease family protein: MQSGWRIGSLFGIPLLIDPSWFFILVIVTLSNALRWQYRYPDWGTPVAWGTGFAMAMLLFASVLLHELGHSLVAKVQGIQVQSITLFFFGGIAAIAQEPKTPGKAFQVAIAGPAVSFMLFVILTLLTLVLPNNEMPLSILFRDLAAINLVLTLFNMIPGLPLDGGQVLKAIVWKLTGSQIKGIRTAAKVGRFLGLFAIAWGLADVLGVTRNLGLPTAGGLWAALIGWFVVQNASAYDRITELQEAMLKVKAEDAMTRDFRVVDASMSVRKFADDYLITESRAAVYYAASNGRYRGVINTEDLQRIERSEWESKTLLDIVHPLNEVPTVQESTPIVEVIQLLENQSLPRITVLSPAEAVSGIIDRGDIVKAIALKMNLRISDAAIKQIKEEGVYPPGLQLGAIAQAASELR; encoded by the coding sequence ATGCAATCTGGTTGGCGAATTGGGTCATTGTTTGGCATTCCTTTGCTGATTGACCCGTCTTGGTTTTTTATCCTCGTGATCGTCACCCTGAGTAATGCGCTGCGGTGGCAATATCGCTATCCGGATTGGGGTACACCTGTGGCGTGGGGCACAGGCTTCGCGATGGCAATGTTGCTGTTTGCCTCGGTGCTGCTGCATGAATTGGGTCATAGCCTCGTCGCGAAAGTCCAAGGGATTCAAGTGCAGTCGATTACGCTGTTCTTCTTTGGAGGGATTGCCGCGATCGCACAAGAACCGAAAACTCCTGGAAAAGCGTTTCAAGTCGCGATCGCAGGGCCAGCCGTCAGCTTTATGCTGTTTGTGATTCTGACGCTGCTGACGCTGGTTTTGCCGAATAATGAAATGCCTTTGAGCATTCTGTTTCGAGATTTGGCAGCGATTAATCTTGTCTTGACCTTATTTAACATGATTCCGGGCTTGCCTTTAGATGGGGGGCAGGTGCTCAAAGCGATCGTCTGGAAATTGACTGGAAGTCAGATTAAAGGAATTCGGACGGCAGCGAAAGTTGGGCGATTCCTGGGGCTGTTTGCGATCGCTTGGGGCTTAGCCGATGTTCTGGGTGTCACTCGCAATCTAGGATTACCCACTGCGGGTGGATTATGGGCAGCGTTGATTGGATGGTTTGTGGTGCAGAATGCGAGTGCATACGATCGCATTACTGAATTGCAAGAAGCGATGCTGAAGGTGAAAGCCGAAGATGCAATGACCCGAGATTTTCGGGTTGTCGATGCATCGATGTCGGTGCGGAAATTTGCAGACGATTATTTAATTACGGAATCGCGTGCGGCTGTGTATTATGCTGCCTCGAATGGGCGCTATCGCGGCGTGATTAATACGGAAGATTTGCAACGGATTGAGCGCAGCGAGTGGGAGAGCAAGACACTTTTAGACATTGTGCATCCGTTGAATGAAGTACCGACCGTGCAAGAATCCACTCCGATTGTGGAAGTGATTCAGCTTTTGGAAAATCAAAGTTTGCCGCGAATTACGGTCTTGTCTCCGGCTGAGGCAGTTTCTGGGATCATTGATCGCGGAGATATTGTCAAAGCGATCGCACTGAAGATGAATTTGAGAATTTCTGATGCGGCAATTAAGCAGATTAAAGAAGAGGGAGTTTATCCGCCAGGATTGCAGTTAGGAGCGATCGCGCAAGCGGCATCGGAATTAAGATAG